The Medicago truncatula cultivar Jemalong A17 chromosome 7, MtrunA17r5.0-ANR, whole genome shotgun sequence genome includes the window aatggcttggcacccaaaaaccatgataacaaccATTATAAGTATCATCATGGTAATATTGCTCGGTAGGGTCATACATATGCTCCTCAATCACATGTTTTCCCTTTATTTGTTAAGCAGTTTCCTTTCTATTTGATCTGGTTAAAAATGGTTGTGAAGCTTTAGCATAGCGGTTTGTAGGCATGGGGTTCTGTATTCGTGTTGGCAGTCTGTTTAGCTCGAAAGAGACGTTATGTTTGTTGCAATCGCAAGGAGTTGTTGGTTCTTGAATCCATTTCATGTTGACGGTTGGTCTATACACCACACGTTAGACATTCACCAATGTTATTCTTATTTCTTTGTATCACCTGATTGGATTGGCTTACATTTGTGTGGATCGACTGAGTTAGGTTTATGTCCCCCCagttcttttttgtatttttttcctttttataataatatatatgaccACCTGACATAGACTGAAATCTGCAAGACATTTCAACTTTGTTGAACTGTCTTCTATTCCTTTTTTATGTGCTCAAATTTTCTCTTCTCATCTCTTATTTTAGACGCTTGATATTATTTTGTTAGTCCAGTGCCTAATATGAAAATCATTGGTTAAGCATTAAAGGAAATACAATATAAGAATAGTACCAAATGTTTTTGGAACATTGGTTATGCATTAAAATAGGTAATATTTTATAGGAAAAagttttatttacaaaattacaatgtTTTATCTGTATTCTCgaaacaaaaatttactttatgTATTACTTAATCAATAGTTcatccgtcctaaattataagtcgtttaTACTATTTTACGCAAATTAacaaatgtaattaattttaggGGTGTAAATGGTTCGGACGAAACCGATGAcaccaaaccaaaccgaaaaAGTATCCGACCTTGTTTGATTcggttcaaaaccgaaccaacctaAACCAATATAATTTGGTTTGGTTCTTGGTTTCAAATTTCGAGATCCAAAGAACCGATGAACCGAACCGATGCTAAACTCACTCATCATTATAGTAATATTATCCCCCTCGCACACATTCATAATTAAGCTCAAAATTAAAGTCCAACATAAAATACTCCTTAATTCATTCACTTTCTCCTATCATCATCTTATCTCATCACTCACACTCTATTCcatttctactaaaaaaaatactacctgTCAATCACACCTAACCTATTGTTCCTCACCATCACAGGATCGTCCATATCTTGTTAGTTTTTTCATGCAAGTTATACAAAGTAGTTTGAAAAATAgagaacaagaaaaacaaagttctatgaaatatttgagtatgttgtatgcatgaaatacaaatttgtgaaaatatgaatttttattttattttattttcaaacaaaccgatcaaccgaaccaatccaagcGGACTAGTTTGGTTCggattcttttttgaaaaataataaaaactgaACTAAACTGAACAGATGAAGATTTCATTGGTTCAGtcattttttttgaccaaaaaccgatccaaatcGACTAGTTTTGTTCggattcttttttgaaaaatagtaaaaaccgaaccaaactgaACCGATGAAATGTTCAGtcatttttttgaccaaaagcCGATCCAAACCGTTACACCCCTAATTTTGTATGGGAAAGAGaagttttgaattattttatatataacatCACCCTGCCATTAATAGTAtatgaaagataaattaattttttttaaagtaaagcgagtaataaatatttaaaaatataatagaataAAATAGCATTAATGACTCATTtacattataaaatgattttttgaaaggatgttataaaatactacctccgttcctaatTATAGGGAcctttttgaaagaagaagataAGGGAGCTAAGAAAATTAAAAGGggtaataaatttgtttgtaattgttatttcttttacaattttatcctttaagagagagggTTGGTGtatgttttcaacatagtaCTTAATGCCAAAAATTtgttaatatcttttttttactggaaaaaaaaaaaaaaaagacaaacttttttCCTCAAAAGGATCTATATTTAAGAACGGAGGTAGTAACTtataaatttgataatttttttcttccaatgtGACTATAATTTGGAACATAAGGAGTAATAGTTTTAGGACATTCGTTAGCAAAATTTATCAAATAGTCTTATTTTTTCCAAAAGACATCTGTCATTTAAATAAAGGTGTTTCTAAAAAGTGTTCTAAAGGTATTATTaagaaatcaataaataaaaaatttgttttgaaaatataagttgttatatttgataaaataataattacactacCTTCATTAAAAACTTAGTTTAACCAATACACCTGAGACACGgttctttttaaataattataagatTGAATAGAGAAAAATTATTACTCATGTGAGTGGataatttgactaaaaaaaagaaGGGAATATATAATGACAATTGAATGACATAATCACTAAAGAATGTGGTATTGAGCTCCAAATTAGCAAAGTCCACATTTTCAGAAAAccgaaaggttaaaaaaaatgtacgtCGTATTGAGCTCCGTCCAGAAAATATTTACATAATCATGTTTTCAAATTGACGTGTTGAAGCAGACTCAAATGGACTACCAAGTGTAATCGCataacattttttcaaagaaaaaatataataacattaTTCACACATACCCACCCACTACCACCAATATAAAATTATTCACACACATAccacgttgttattctttattTAAAACTCAAACTTATATACAACAACAGATCCATGAAAAACTCATTAATCCTTTACcaatattgattaaaaaaaatccagcTAGCTTCTTGAATAATGGCAGTATCCACTTTCATTATGATCATGTTCATTATTCTGTTCATGATTTCATGGCCACAAGCTGTAGCTGAAGATAGTGAAGCACAAGCTTTGTTAAAATGGAAACATAGCTTTGACAACCAAAGCCAGTCTCTCTTGTCAACTTGGAAAAATACCACAAATACATGCACAAAATGGAAAGGAATTTTTTGTGACAACTCGAAATCCATTTCTACCATAAACCTTGAAAATTTTGGACTAAAAGGTACACTTCACTctctcactttttcttcattCTCAAATCTCCAAACACTAAACATTTACAATAACTACTTTTATGGAACCATTCCCCCACAAATTGGTAACAtctcaaaaataaatacattgaattttTCTCTAAATCCTATTGATGGTTCCATCCCTCAAGAAATGTTCACATTAAAAAGTTtacaaaatattgatttttcctTTTGTAAACTAAGTGGAGCAATTCCTAATTCCATAGGAAATTTATCCAACCTATTGTATCTAGATTTAGGAGGCAACAATTTCGTTGGCACTCCTATTCCTCCTGAGATTGGAAAATTGAACAAATTATGGTTTCTATCAATTCAAAAATGTAACCTTATTGGTTCTATTCCAaaagaaattgggtttttgacAAACCTTACTCTTATTGATTTGTCAAACAACATTCTTTCTGGTGTTATTCCTGAAACCATAGGGAACATGAGCAAATTAAATAAACTCTACCTTGCTAAAAACACCAAGTTGTATGGACCAATTCCTCACTCCTTGTGGAACATGTCTAGCTTGACCTTGATCTACCTTTTTAACATGAGTCTTTCTGGTTCAATCCCTGAATCTGTCGAAAACTTGATTAATGTGAATGAGCTTGCACTTGATCGCAATCGCCTTTCTGGAACCATTCCTTCCACAATTGGAAACTTGAAAAACCtccaatatttgtttttaggAATGAATCGTCTGTCAGGATCAATTCCTGCCACTATAGGAAATTTGATCAATTTGGATTCCTTTAGTGTCCAAGAAAACAATCTCACAGGAACTATTCCAACTACAATTGGAAATTTGAATCGGCTCACTGTCTTTGAAGTAGCTGCCAATAAACTTCATGGTAGAATTCCAAATGGACTTTATAACATAACCAATTGGTTTTCCTTTATTGTGTCCAAAAATGATTTTGTTGGCCATTTGCCGTCTCAAATATGCTCTGGTGGATTGTTAACGTTATTAAATGCTGATCACAACCGTTTCACCGGTCCTATACCAACAAGTTTGAAAAACTGTTCTAGCATTGAAAGAATCAGGCTGGAGGTGAATCAAATAGAAGGTGATATAGCACAAGATTTTGGTGTGTATCCAAATTTGCGATACTTTGATGTCAGTGATAATAAACTTCATGGACACATTTCACCAAACTGGGGAAAGAGTCTTAATCTTGATACTTTCCAGATATCCAACAATAATATTTCTGGGGTTATACCATTAGAACTTATTGGTTTAACCAAGCTAGGTAGGCTTCATCTTTCTTCAAATCAATTTACTGGGAAACTTCCAAAAGAATTAGGAGGCATGAAATCATTATTTGATCTCAAGCTTAGTAACAATCATTTTACAGATAGCATCCCAACAGAATTTGGATTGCTACAAAGACTTGAAGTGTTGGATCTCGGAGGAAATGAGTTAAGTGGCATGATACCGAATGAAGTCGCAGAGCTACCAAAGTTACGAATGTTGAATTTGAGCAGAAACAAAATTGAAGGAAGTATTCCTTCTCTGTTTCGTTCATCTCTTGCTTCACTTGATCTTAGTGGAAATCGTTTGAATGGAAAGATACCAGAAATTCTTGGATTCTTGGGTCAGTTGTCAATGTTGAATCTCTCACATAATATGCTTTCAGGCACCATTCCTTCATTTTCTAGTATGAGTTTGGATTTTGTTAACATATCAGACAATCAGTTAGAAGGGCCGCTTCCGGACAATCCAGCTTTTCTTCATGCTCCGTTTGAAtcattcaaaaataacaaagacTTGTGTGGAAATTTCAAAGGCTTGGATCCTTGTGGAAGTCGAAAGAGCAAAAATGTCCTCCGATCGGTATTAATTGCTTTAGGAGCTCTAATTTTAGTATTGTTTGGTGTTGGAATTTCGATGTATACTTTGGGtcgaagaaaaaaatcaaatgaaaaaaaccaaACTGAAGAACAAACACAAAGGGGAGTACTATTTTCCATTTGGAGTCATGATGGGAAAATGATGTTTGAAAATATCATTGAAGCTACTGAGAATTTTGATGACAAATATCTCATTGGAGTTGGAAGTCAAGGAAATGTTTACAAGGCAGAGTTATCTTCAGGTATGGTTGTTGCTGTGAAGAAGCTACATATAATAACAGATGAAGAAATCTCACATTTCAGTTCGAAGTCTTTTATGAGTGAGATTGAAACCTTGTCAGGAATCAGACACAGGAACATCATAAAGCTTCATGGATTTTGCTCACATTCTAAATTCTCATTTTTGGTTTACAAGTTCTTGGAAGGAGGAAGCTTAGGTCAAATGCTAAACAGTGATACACAAGCCACTGCATTTGATTGGGAAAAGAGGGTGAATGTTGTTAAAGGTGTGGCCAATGCTTTGTCCTACTTGCATCATGATTGTTCTCCTCCTATTATTCATCGTGatatatcaagcaagaatgtcCTTCTTAATCTTGACTATGAAGCTCAAGTCTCCGACTTTGGAACGGCTAAGTTTCTAAAGCCAGGTTTACTTAGTTGGACCCAATTTGCAGGCACTTTTGGGTATGCAGCTCCAGGTTAGATCCATTTCCCCTCtcatattaaaattgaaatgattatatCACTTTTCGTATAGAGTCATTTCCATGCACTTATGGTGAAAACTTGTTTATACGTGCATCCAATCAAATCACTCCaagtaaatgatattttatagaTAATTTAGGAATTAACATTAAAAAGTGGCATCATAGTGAGATTTAACTGGATGCAagcgtaattttttttacagtgttgtataatacaaattaaatccCTTCATATGATATTGAAACTCATATTGAGTTGAGCAAAATATAACTTATATAAGTACATTTGTTTTGTTGCAGAGTTGGCTCAAACAATGGAGGTGAATGAGAAATGTGATGTATACAGTTTTGGAGTACTTGCTTTGGAAATCATAGTAGGAAAGCATCCTGGAGAtctcatttcattatttttatcacaaTCTACAAGGCTAATGGCTAATAATATGTTGTTGATAGATGTTTTAGATCAAAGACCTCAACATGTTATGAAACCAGTTGATGAGGAGGTTATCTTGATTGCAAGGTTGGCATTTGCTTGCTTGAATCAAAATCCACGTTCTCGACCAACCATGGATCAAGTATCTAAAATGCTTGCAATAGGAAAATCACCTTTGGTGGGAATGCAACTTCACATGATCAGACTAGGGCAACTTAACTAACTCAATATAATAACTTATTGTACTACTTGCTCCATCCCAAAATGACCCCAAAATCAATGATCCTTTTCAATATCTTTcacatttgtaacaaaaaaaaaaaaatcactttgcATTTATAATGAAGGCATGTATATGATAACAGTACTTTATTAATATTCttgttatttctcttttatttatacatttttctcaGATCGTTTGAATAGGTCAACTGCGTCAGTTATTTTGAGACGAATGGAGTATATAACAATAACATCCGGTTTTTTTCTTAGGCAGACTATACTTACCTCACGACCGAACTCAGAATTATCATCGTCCCTTCCTCTAAAAACCGAAGggttaacaacaacaaaaaccgtGTATTTTTCTTGCACAATACTATCAATCAATTTATTTGCTCTTTTCATAGGAATCAAGGATGAGTCTCTACATCTATCTTATATCTGTTCATTTAGGATTAAAATGGCTTTAGGAAGACAATGAGATCTCAGACTTTCCTGAAAGCTTAGTAAGGGAGTCCTAAGTCAAATAGCCTTATTCAATTCAATGATTTTTGAGTGAATACCCGAAAGAATGGACAATCCACGGGGTCACTCTGTTCTTAAAGACTCATGTTATCATTCACGCTTCCTGACCAGGGATTCAATACCTATAAGGCAGCTACATATCTGCTATTTATTCATACTTTAGATTAGAAATGAAGGACTCTCTCTATCCTGAGTTACTTAACCAGACCCGGACCTGAGTATATACTAAATTCTaaataaaatgagaaaagtAGGAGACAACaatgtaattgatgaaatttCTCAATGAGAAAATTATAGCAATGGAGAAATATTAATGAAGAAATTTAAATTTACAAAACATATCTAAAGAATGAGCGAATAAAATTGATCACACAGCGAAGAGTTTCTAACCTTCTTGGAGACAAGGTTTGGCGAGTGGTAGTCCACGCATAGATTCTGTGGTTTTGCTTAGAGTTAGGGATAAAGGTAAAGAAGGTGTAGTATTCCATgttttcaaatatattaaatgttaaataagtttttgatgTTAAGGTTCAACAATCATTTATTCGTGTAAAAGGCTGAAATTTGTTTGTGATTCACTGTATAGTACATACACAGTTATGACATGTTATAAATTTGTTTGACTTAATCTCCATCTGGTACAACAACAGAGACTGGAGTTAGTAACACTTTACAGTTGTCACTAATTTGATTTAGCAACATTTGATCGTTAAGTATCATTCATTTCACcgtaacaaaataaataagctGATGGGAAGTTATGCTCAGatgaaaaaaacaacaatcatcCTTGCTAACAAAGTGTTTCTACAAGGATGAATGGATGTTTGACCCAAATACTAAGCCCAAGTTCTATGAGCCCTTGAGTTTATTTGCATGATTCATCATGAAAATATTCTGTATGTTTCTTCTGTCTTATGATGCATCATTGTTAGTTTTAGGATTCTACCAAGTTTTTGAATAACTTTTTAAGAATGGTTTCTTGAGTGCTATATATGTAACCATAAAATATGGGAATTAAGCAGAAAACAACATTCAAAGAAGATAGTTTGTTAGCAGTTTAGATATAGACCAGATTTATTCTTACAACATTTCCTTTACCCTTCACGGTACTGACAAAATGTGATACATTACAAGAACACATTTACATTGATCGTGtataaaatttgatatcatCTTTTACTAGGATTTGAGTATTAAATGGAGCCATCAAAATGTGGCACATTTTATGGTTCTGCACAACATGTAGTTGTCACAGGACTCCCATTTATCAATTATTACAACACAGATACTTTAACTATCACAACTTATTACACTACAATACCgaaacaacaacaatgaaatcGATGAAATAACAAAAGCATACTAGTATAAACCAATAATAACACTTTAAATCATTTCATCTGCGTCTAACAGTAACGGGACTTCACACAATGTTTCCCATTTGTCCATCACAGTTCTCCAAATTCGTATTTTCCCTTCGAAGAGTAATGGGACTCCTTACAATGTGTTTTCCATTTGACCATTGCAGTTCTCCAAATTCGTATTTTCCCTGTGGAGTCACACTTGTTGCTTGCACAGTAACTTTAAATGTCTTCTTTTCACCTATTTTCTTGAATTTCAAGGAACTTGgtacaacaacaattttatatCCAGGCAATTGGGCTTTTGCAGTATATGTACTTCGTGGCCCAACATTGGTAACTGTACGAGTGACAGAAACAGCATTTAACCCAAGATTTGGTAATGTGATTGAAGGGTAATTCAAGTCATTTATGCTTTGAGTTCCATAACAAGTGAATGTCATGTTGAAAATAAGTGATGAGATGAGTTTTTGATTGTATCCAGCAGCACATAAGAAGTTCAAGTAATCCTTAATCCCTAGATCATAAACAAGTCCTGGATCTATTGCACTGTTGGGTTGAATATGTCCTGAACCATAAGCAAATGCATTTGCAGTTGTGTTTTCGAATGCATCTTCTATCGGCTCGTTGGTGTTATCTCTTGTGGTTGCTGCAAGGTCACATTTCTTCGTAAGTAAGTAATCATCTTAAGTATTAGACAAATACGATTTTTCTATGACCAAATCTAGTGATATATCTTATAAGTATGTGATTCCATTGGGAAAAAATTCTAGCTATATACTGAGTTCTATAACCATTTAAAgatgttatttataaaatttattaaaatgttaCTTATCACATATAAAAGTCACTTCTATTTATATAGCACATATTGAGTTCACGCAAGCGAAAGGAGTGCATCATGTAACTCATTTTTTTATGTCTCTAATTTCCTTTGATGATTAATTTGTTATATGTACTTAGTTATGATTTTAGTTATATGTATGATTAGGATTTCactaaattaatcatatattatcttgataaataatcatacatgaatattaaaaattatgaacttCAACTTAAATCCACCATC containing:
- the LOC11439975 gene encoding MDIS1-interacting receptor like kinase 2 isoform X1; this encodes MAVSTFIMIMFIILFMISWPQAVAEDSEAQALLKWKHSFDNQSQSLLSTWKNTTNTCTKWKGIFCDNSKSISTINLENFGLKGTLHSLTFSSFSNLQTLNIYNNYFYGTIPPQIGNISKINTLNFSLNPIDGSIPQEMFTLKSLQNIDFSFCKLSGAIPNSIGNLSNLLYLDLGGNNFVGTPIPPEIGKLNKLWFLSIQKCNLIGSIPKEIGFLTNLTLIDLSNNILSGVIPETIGNMSKLNKLYLAKNTKLYGPIPHSLWNMSSLTLIYLFNMSLSGSIPESVENLINVNELALDRNRLSGTIPSTIGNLKNLQYLFLGMNRLSGSIPATIGNLINLDSFSVQENNLTGTIPTTIGNLNRLTVFEVAANKLHGRIPNGLYNITNWFSFIVSKNDFVGHLPSQICSGGLLTLLNADHNRFTGPIPTSLKNCSSIERIRLEVNQIEGDIAQDFGVYPNLRYFDVSDNKLHGHISPNWGKSLNLDTFQISNNNISGVIPLELIGLTKLGRLHLSSNQFTGKLPKELGGMKSLFDLKLSNNHFTDSIPTEFGLLQRLEVLDLGGNELSGMIPNEVAELPKLRMLNLSRNKIEGSIPSLFRSSLASLDLSGNRLNGKIPEILGFLGQLSMLNLSHNMLSGTIPSFSSMSLDFVNISDNQLEGPLPDNPAFLHAPFESFKNNKDLCGNFKGLDPCGSRKSKNVLRSVLIALGALILVLFGVGISMYTLGRRKKSNEKNQTEEQTQRGVLFSIWSHDGKMMFENIIEATENFDDKYLIGVGSQGNVYKAELSSGMVVAVKKLHIITDEEISHFSSKSFMSEIETLSGIRHRNIIKLHGFCSHSKFSFLVYKFLEGGSLGQMLNSDTQATAFDWEKRVNVVKGVANALSYLHHDCSPPIIHRDISSKNVLLNLDYEAQVSDFGTAKFLKPGLLSWTQFAGTFGYAAPELAQTMEVNEKCDVYSFGVLALEIIVGKHPGDLISLFLSQSTRLMANNMLLIDVLDQRPQHVMKPVDEEVILIARLAFACLNQNPRSRPTMDQVSKMLAIGKSPLVGMQLHMIRLGQLN
- the LOC11439975 gene encoding MDIS1-interacting receptor like kinase 2 isoform X2 produces the protein MAVSTFIMIMFIILFMISWPQAVAEDSEAQALLKWKHSFDNQSQSLLSTWKNTTNTCTKWKGIFCDNSKSISTINLENFGLKGTLHSLTFSSFSNLQTLNIYNNYFYGTIPPQIGNISKINTLNFSLNPIDGSIPQEMFTLKSLQNIDFSFCKLSGAIPNSIGNLSNLLYLDLGGNNFVGTPIPPEIGKLNKLWFLSIQKCNLIGSIPKEIGFLTNLTLIDLSNNILSGVIPETIGNMSKLNKLYLAKNTKLYGPIPHSLWNMSSLTLIYLFNMSLSGSIPESVENLINVNELALDRNRLSGTIPSTIGNLKNLQYLFLGMNRLSGSIPATIGNLINLDSFSVQENNLTGTIPTTIGNLNRLTVFEVAANKLHGRIPNGLYNITNWFSFIVSKNDFVGHLPSQICSGGLLTLLNADHNRFTGPIPTSLKNCSSIERIRLEVNQIEGDIAQDFGVYPNLRYFDVSDNKLHGHISPNWGKSLNLDTFQISNNNISGVIPLELIGLTKLGRLHLSSNQFTGKLPKELGGMKSLFDLKLSNNHFTDSIPTEFGLLQRLEVLDLGGNELSGMIPNEVAELPKLRMLNLSRNKIEGSIPSLFRSSLASLDLSGNRLNGKIPEILGFLGQLSMLNLSHNMLSGTIPSFSSMSLDFVNISDNQLEGPLPDNPAFLHAPFESFKNNKDLCGNFKGLDPCGSRKSKNVLRSVLIALGALILVLFGVGISMYTLGRRKKSNEKNQTEEQTQRGVLFSIWSHDGKMMFENIIEATENFDDKYLIGVGSQGNVYKAELSSGMVVAVKKLHIITDEEISHFSSKSFMSEIETLSGIRHRNIIKLHGFCSHSKFSFLVYKFLEGGSLGQMLNSDTQATAFDWEKRVNVVKGVANALSYLHHDCSPPIVHRDISSKNVLLNLDYEAQVSDFGTAKFLKPGLLSWTQFAGTFGYAAPELAQTMEVNEKCDVYSFGVLALEIIVGKHPGDLISLFLSQSTRLMANNMLLIDVLDQRPQHVMKPVDEEVILIARLAFACLNQNPRSRPTMDQVSKMLAIGKSPLVGMQIHMIRLGQLN